The nucleotide sequence CTTTCAATGCAGGTATGGATATCGAATTGCCCGGGTATACCGTGTTCAAGGAAGGGTTGATCGAGGCCCTGTATCGTGGATTGATTAAGGGAGATGCACTTGATGAGGCCGTGCTCCATGTATTGGAAGAAAAGTTCAACCAAGGCCTGTTCGAGCATCCTTTCATCAAAGAAGATGCAATCAAACTGGGTACAGATGAGAGCCATGCACTGGCAGTAGAAGTTGCTGAAAAGTCGCTTGTCCTGCTCAAGAATGATGGGGTGCTTCCTTTGAGAAATGCAAAATCAGTTGCCCTTATTGGGCCTCTTGCCGACCATCCGTATGCGATGTTCGGTGGATACTCGACCCCGATTCATCTCCAGGGATCCCATGGCCCTGAAGAGACAGTCCCTCCACAGGCAAAGACCATTCGTAGAGCTCTCTCTGAGGCCCTGGGAGATATCCCCTTGACATTCGAGCCGGGATGTATGCTCTACGAAAGCAAGGTGGAGAAAGCTATCTTCTTCCCAGGCGATGTTCCAGACGATGGTGAGGGAGTCCATGAGCTCAGCAGTGATACCCAGGGGATTGAGAAAGCGGCCAAGGCTGCTTCTTCTGCAGATGTAACGGTCATGGTCGTTGGCGATATCGCTGGGCTGTTCCGCCAGGGGACAGTCGGCGAAGGATCTGATGCCGATAGCCTGAAGCTTCCCGGGGTGCAAGAAGAACTCTTGGAGGCAGTTCTATCTACAGGGAAACCTGTGGTGGTTGTTTTGGTGAGTGGAAGACCGTACACCATCCATGAAGCGGTTGAGCATGCCAGTGCCATTCTTGCAGCTTGGCTCCCCGGCGAGGGGGGAGGGGAAGCTATCGCGCGTACCTTGGTAGGGTTGAACAACCCAAGCGGGAAAACAACACTCTCATTTCCCAAGAGTGCTGGTTCCATGCCCTACGCGTACAACCATTTCAAGAAGGCTGGTGGGTTAAAGATCCAGCCACAGTTTGGAGCCTTGTATCCATTTGGGCATGGACTGAGTTATACCACCTTCAGTTGGGATGATTTCCAAGTGGAAAACCCAATGATTCAGGGCGATGAAGCATTCTGCTTCTCCCTCACAGTGAGAAACGACGGGACCTGTAGTGGTGATGAAATCGTGCAGGTCTATGTGCAGGACAAGGTTGCCTCCATTGTTCGCCCTATAAAAGAGTTGAAAGCTTTCAGCCGTGTTTCATTGCAACCGGGAGAGCAGAAACGTCTCTCCTTTACCCTGCCTGCAGACATGCTTTCGTTTATTGGCAGTGATGCAAGAAGGGTCTTGGAGAGCGGTGCTTTCTCTCTTCTTGTCGGCAAGAGTAGTGAAGATATTGTTTTCAGTGAGGAAATTGCAGTACTCGGGAAATCGAAAATATTTCCCAAGGATTGGCGATATATCTCTTCCGTTTCTGTCTCTGATTGTAATTAGTTTCTTTTACCTCCACGTTTGGCAACGTACCTGGTCATCCCTGCGGCCGGGTGCGTTGCCTCTTTGCTTTTCCACGTGGATGTAGCCTTGCAATTCTTTCACAGTGGACTATCATTATATACGAGGTGCCACGATGAATATGATGAGAGATGCTCAATATGCGGGTTCCTGGTATCCTAAGGATCCACAACTATTGCGACTCTTGGTAACAGAGTCGATAGACGAGAGCAAGAAGCGGAAAACCTATCAGAGAGGCCCCTATAGGTTCGCTGTGTTACCTCACGCAGGGTTGTTCTACTCAAGCACTGGAATAGCTCCATTTTTCACCGCAGACCTTGGGTCAATCGAGCGTATCCTGGTGATCAGCCCCAGCCACTATGCAACACTCCCTCCCAATACCATCGTCAGTGCTCCAATGTCTGGAATGAGGACTCCCCTTGGTGATATTCAGGCATTCAATCTTGCAAGCGCACAGGGGGAGTGGTTCTCTGCAATACAGAGTGAACATGCCCTGGAGATGGTTTTGCCATACATTGCAACACAGGAAAATTCTGTGAAGGTTGCACTTGCCATGATATCCCGTTTCAACGAGGCTGATGCGATTGAGAAGCTTGCTGGTCAGTTGATACAGGAGCTCGGTAGAAAGGATCTTGAGATGGGGAGAACTGTAATTATTGCAAGTAGTGACTTTACCCACTATGGGCCCCGATTCGCCTACACCCCCTACGGAAACAGGGCAGAGGGCAGGGTAAAGGAAGATGATTTGAGCTTGGCTCATTTGCTCAGTGAGGGAAGGGTCTCAGAAGCTCTTGCCTTCTGTACCGCAAAACACTCTACCGTCTGTGGGTATGCCGCTGCCTTGTTGGTTTCATCCATCGCCGGGAGGATGCATTGCAAAGGGTGGGTAGCAGACTATTACACTTCCCAGGATGTTTCGTCGTCAAATGACGCGAATTTTGTCGCCTATTCAACGATTCTTTGGAGGTAGGATATGAACCGTGTTGACCAGAGGACGCTCTTGGCTCTTGCCAGGGAGGCAATAACAAGTACGCTTACCCATTCTGATACGCCGATTTATGATCAAATGAAGAAGGAAGATCGACCTCCTTTTTCCCATGAGGCAGGGTGTTTTGTTACGATTCATACCACCGATGGGGCTCTTCGCGGTTGTATCGGAAACCTCTGGGGGAGGGGGCCACTCTGGCAGGAGGTCCCCAAACTGGCAAGGGAGTCTGCTTTCAGTGACCCCCGTTTTCATCCTCTCAAGGAAGCGGAACTAAAAGAGGTAGTGCTTGAAATTTCACTACTTTCCAAGATGCAAATCATTGATAACTGGAAACAGATACGACTTGGAGTAGATGGTGTGCTCCTGAGCCATGGTTACCATCGCGCCGTTTTCCTTCCTCAGGTGTCAACAGAGCAGGGATGGGATCTACAGACCATGCTCAGTCAGCTTGCAAGGAAGGCTGGTCTTGAACGTGATGCCTATACAGACGAGGCTTGTCGTTTCGAAGTGTTCCAAGCTGAAGTGTGTACAGAGGACTTGTCGTGAGTACCGCAGTGTATCTTGTTTGTGATTATTGTTACCGTCACTGTAGGCTGAAAGAGGGAGAAATTGGTTTGTGCGGTGTTCGGGAACATTCTGGAGATACCCTTATTACTCATAATTATGG is from uncultured Sphaerochaeta sp. and encodes:
- a CDS encoding glycoside hydrolase family 3 N-terminal domain-containing protein, which translates into the protein MQQNKERALELLRKMSIEEKVSQLVSAWLEIGIDGSLHVREYGQAEMRSEDIKAEVLGKGIGQLTRPYGTMANNPAQQAKAINELQRYLVKETRLGIPALLHEECLTGAMVKGATIFPSALNYGSTWDPSLVGNVGKAIGDELRSLGVHQGLAPVLDVARDARWGRLEETYGEDPYLCGVMGISYVQGLQGEMRSPLATLKHFVGHSASEGGRNHAPVHIGPTELQNTFALPFEMVVRHACPGSVMPAYHDIDGVPCTSNRSLVTDLLKQRWGFKGLVVADYEAVVQLFHDHRVAGDMAEAAALAFNAGMDIELPGYTVFKEGLIEALYRGLIKGDALDEAVLHVLEEKFNQGLFEHPFIKEDAIKLGTDESHALAVEVAEKSLVLLKNDGVLPLRNAKSVALIGPLADHPYAMFGGYSTPIHLQGSHGPEETVPPQAKTIRRALSEALGDIPLTFEPGCMLYESKVEKAIFFPGDVPDDGEGVHELSSDTQGIEKAAKAASSADVTVMVVGDIAGLFRQGTVGEGSDADSLKLPGVQEELLEAVLSTGKPVVVVLVSGRPYTIHEAVEHASAILAAWLPGEGGGEAIARTLVGLNNPSGKTTLSFPKSAGSMPYAYNHFKKAGGLKIQPQFGALYPFGHGLSYTTFSWDDFQVENPMIQGDEAFCFSLTVRNDGTCSGDEIVQVYVQDKVASIVRPIKELKAFSRVSLQPGEQKRLSFTLPADMLSFIGSDARRVLESGAFSLLVGKSSEDIVFSEEIAVLGKSKIFPKDWRYISSVSVSDCN
- the amrB gene encoding AmmeMemoRadiSam system protein B; amino-acid sequence: MNMMRDAQYAGSWYPKDPQLLRLLVTESIDESKKRKTYQRGPYRFAVLPHAGLFYSSTGIAPFFTADLGSIERILVISPSHYATLPPNTIVSAPMSGMRTPLGDIQAFNLASAQGEWFSAIQSEHALEMVLPYIATQENSVKVALAMISRFNEADAIEKLAGQLIQELGRKDLEMGRTVIIASSDFTHYGPRFAYTPYGNRAEGRVKEDDLSLAHLLSEGRVSEALAFCTAKHSTVCGYAAALLVSSIAGRMHCKGWVADYYTSQDVSSSNDANFVAYSTILWR
- the amrA gene encoding AmmeMemoRadiSam system protein A yields the protein MNRVDQRTLLALAREAITSTLTHSDTPIYDQMKKEDRPPFSHEAGCFVTIHTTDGALRGCIGNLWGRGPLWQEVPKLARESAFSDPRFHPLKEAELKEVVLEISLLSKMQIIDNWKQIRLGVDGVLLSHGYHRAVFLPQVSTEQGWDLQTMLSQLARKAGLERDAYTDEACRFEVFQAEVCTEDLS